A genomic region of Daphnia carinata strain CSIRO-1 chromosome 5, CSIRO_AGI_Dcar_HiC_V3, whole genome shotgun sequence contains the following coding sequences:
- the LOC130696657 gene encoding coiled-coil domain-containing protein 115-like, whose product MELEDEHGHELAKVCAALDELTLKQVDLVDEQLVLMSKLGSLMICGFIDMAKSRYISGEKTVSATQIPGEDSVIEAVTTVDRDNENKLTLSRNKEVNDPIKWFGVLVPGSLKQSQQAFQNVLNIGVEIVNIRREWVKSMSVLEQERKTLRSLKSST is encoded by the coding sequence ATGGAGCTCGAAGACGAACATGGTCACGAGCTAGCCAAAGTTTGTGCCGCCCTAGACGAACTTACTTTAAAGCAAGTGGATCTGGTAGATGAACAGCTTGTTCTTATGTCAAAACTTGGTAGTCTTATGATTTGTGGTTTCATCGACATGGCCAAAAGTCGCTATATCAGTGGAGAGAAAACTGTGTCTGCCACACAGATCCCAGGAGAggatagtgttatagaagctgTTACCACTGTTGATCGTGACAATGAGAACAAACTGACCCTCTCAAGAAACAAAGAAGTCAATGACCCCATCAAATGGTTTGGTGTGTTGGTTCCTGGCTCCTTAAAACAGAGTCAACAAGCATTCcaaaatgttttaaacattGGTGTAGAAATTGTCAACATTCGAAGAGAATGGGTAAAGTCAATGTCTGTGTTGGAGCAAGAGCGCAAAACACTTCGTAGTTTAAAGAGCTCCACATAA
- the LOC130696642 gene encoding growth hormone-regulated TBC protein 1-like isoform X1 yields MISSFSKVDEYGFERPDDFDYKAYEAFMSRYMAILARRAIRWNLILTQQSLPDGGTMKRFVRKGVPAQYRGKVWMMTSGANFLKSRQPNLYQDLISDTSHQNWDEIIQNDLNRTYPDNIYFVPSSDGKLNSLYNILRASARHNTSVGYCQGLNYVAGLLLIATKDEEQSFWLLTVLIRNILPSYYSSNMQGLITDIAVLGELVHSKSSKVDRLLKDLNLPWPILVTKWFICLFAEVLPVETVLRVWDCMFNEGSKIVFRVALTLIKMNEKELLRCTDFGDMAELFKQITRNSSVLDCHQFIEVMFKLPGSLSSAKIDSLRMRFRQVNVR; encoded by the exons atgatttcttctttcag caaAGTGGATGAATATGGTTTTGAGAGACCag ATGACTTTGATTACAAGGCTTATGAAGCCTTTATGTCAAGGTATATGGCAATTTTAGCAAGGCGAGCTATAAGGTGGAATTTGATTCTAACCCAACAGAGCTTACCTGATGGTGGGACTATGAAAAGATTTGTAAGAAAAGGAGTTCCAGCACAGTACAGAGGCAAG gttTGGATGATGACAAGTGGtgcaaattttttgaaatctcgTCAGCCAAATCTGTATCAGGACTTGATAAGTGACACTAGCCATCAAAATTGGGATGAAATCATACAAAATGACCTCAACCGTACATACCCAGACAATATATACTTTGTACCATCCTCAGATGGTAAACTTAATTCATTGTATAATATTTTACGAGCCAGTGCAAGACATAACACGTCAGTTGGATACTGCCAG GGTTTGAATTATGTTGCTGGCCTTTTGCTGATAGCAACCAAAGATGAGGAACAGTCGTTCTGGCTTTTGACAGTGTTAATCCGCAATATCTTGCCCAGCTACTACTCTTCGAACATGCAAGGATTAATCACTGATATCGCTGTTTTAGGAGAACTAGTCCACTCAAAGTCTTCTAAAGTGGATCGTCTTTTAAAAGATCTTAACTTACCTTGGCCAATTCTTGTCACTAAGTGGTTCATTTGCCTTTTTGCTGAAGTCTTGCCGGTTGAG ACAGTGCTAAGGGTATGGGATTGCATGTTTAATGAAGGTTCGAAGATTGTCTTCCGAGTGGCTCTCACCTTGatcaaaatgaatgaaaaagaattgttgCGTTGTACGGATTTCGGAGATATGGCCGAACTGTTCAAACAAATCACTCGTAACTCTTCAGTTCTCGATTGCCACCAATTCATTGAG GTCATGTTTAAACTTCCCGGCTCTCTGTCTTCAGCAAAAATCGATAGCCTCCGAATGCGATTTCGTCAAGTGAACGTCAGGTAA
- the LOC130696642 gene encoding growth hormone-regulated TBC protein 1-like isoform X2, producing the protein MSRYMAILARRAIRWNLILTQQSLPDGGTMKRFVRKGVPAQYRGKVWMMTSGANFLKSRQPNLYQDLISDTSHQNWDEIIQNDLNRTYPDNIYFVPSSDGKLNSLYNILRASARHNTSVGYCQGLNYVAGLLLIATKDEEQSFWLLTVLIRNILPSYYSSNMQGLITDIAVLGELVHSKSSKVDRLLKDLNLPWPILVTKWFICLFAEVLPVETVLRVWDCMFNEGSKIVFRVALTLIKMNEKELLRCTDFGDMAELFKQITRNSSVLDCHQFIEVMFKLPGSLSSAKIDSLRMRFRQVNVR; encoded by the exons ATGTCAAGGTATATGGCAATTTTAGCAAGGCGAGCTATAAGGTGGAATTTGATTCTAACCCAACAGAGCTTACCTGATGGTGGGACTATGAAAAGATTTGTAAGAAAAGGAGTTCCAGCACAGTACAGAGGCAAG gttTGGATGATGACAAGTGGtgcaaattttttgaaatctcgTCAGCCAAATCTGTATCAGGACTTGATAAGTGACACTAGCCATCAAAATTGGGATGAAATCATACAAAATGACCTCAACCGTACATACCCAGACAATATATACTTTGTACCATCCTCAGATGGTAAACTTAATTCATTGTATAATATTTTACGAGCCAGTGCAAGACATAACACGTCAGTTGGATACTGCCAG GGTTTGAATTATGTTGCTGGCCTTTTGCTGATAGCAACCAAAGATGAGGAACAGTCGTTCTGGCTTTTGACAGTGTTAATCCGCAATATCTTGCCCAGCTACTACTCTTCGAACATGCAAGGATTAATCACTGATATCGCTGTTTTAGGAGAACTAGTCCACTCAAAGTCTTCTAAAGTGGATCGTCTTTTAAAAGATCTTAACTTACCTTGGCCAATTCTTGTCACTAAGTGGTTCATTTGCCTTTTTGCTGAAGTCTTGCCGGTTGAG ACAGTGCTAAGGGTATGGGATTGCATGTTTAATGAAGGTTCGAAGATTGTCTTCCGAGTGGCTCTCACCTTGatcaaaatgaatgaaaaagaattgttgCGTTGTACGGATTTCGGAGATATGGCCGAACTGTTCAAACAAATCACTCGTAACTCTTCAGTTCTCGATTGCCACCAATTCATTGAG GTCATGTTTAAACTTCCCGGCTCTCTGTCTTCAGCAAAAATCGATAGCCTCCGAATGCGATTTCGTCAAGTGAACGTCAGGTAA
- the LOC130696569 gene encoding inositol polyphosphate-4-phosphatase type I A-like isoform X2 — protein sequence MKFNKQELSNLACQSCNRFIKEGLLVVYEKQDGVIFKRNEIATERWCRLRGNMLFYFKSSEAWSEPAGVIVLDIGNIQVDPVPFDGTWPFTLVMARGGGNQRLAACSEGERDTWIEVLHMASYTYIQAQVTSLQLQLQKLMGGLTVTTNNPEAGEVPLMELAIACDNLRCDGYGLPPSPQAILHYRTTESFHWQQVGQTESIEDCSNPIFLVTLPLWSSMGMQHDTKLRLTVNDVKEAMSRTHVVVGASEFTLSSLLKEGALKQRLPLISSSGVQVGFVTIAGHTVIDLGDTMHHSSNPQSPLAQEDNLVLHQHRRTQSLPPRLLTELRRPPQGWISIYFTQPISRCYRFHSGLGGDIVVHESMMESRLNNIVPAQLLRLWINQEKDLVRELVALGEMVSSPWQQRLLQLFERHFRRIGDYTQALESVEAATSFFRPSSQKDKSTLQYCPVNLHLQRFWGQNSSLRKEGTYDCLTVGAFTAIPHGFKGGGLFKLLRNFHASSMQIDHVLPAREAVQTACQTLRHIQGAVKLLLGAGAIQHDFSAVLKIVESLIKRVRSLATLLEKPFVGDALSFFENNKLTNATLTPVLADFSLLPLRSMAERLVHDTSSSRKTFYSATDEPEPADLIRLNLEASLLALAGKLQVLLKLQSKMSNNNSQLEQAPGFASLLEKYQGRLYSDSVDSINQDVENQNSTEENRSSNTDHAEKWVADLSPCLSKLLSAAQTLVKTLRLVHGVQRLQEELPRSATAHSVQHRRDVCFSQALTAALTLLVARLCCNPVDPELMVLLSNAGILLNVEGLLTPYRAEAGMWSDMAVALEDLAGVRFLLIPASVSSSNTNSSPNSIKQHSSIPKEYLPQIHGCRDALQVMIPVPPTVFSTLPSSASRLGLIEFQLIPVFFNIGVNEQALLADKFGDMSDVTATNLQSFERLDIYHRQYQKLMTEHFPGKRLNDPRFSLSDILSQLQSELASNKIQNIAVHSLAEIAVRKMKGLRITCCKSAKDRTGMAVTLEQTNILTNDFDLATAEYHKSLLCMRSQGTRRENTKKNVGINKFAFNRLQLMAFPELYRPPPGTYGNVQS from the exons ATGAAGTTTAACAAACAGGAGCTGAGCAATCTGGCCTGCCAGTCGTGCAATCGGTTTATTAAAGAAGGCCTTCTTGTTGTGTACGAAAAACAAGATGGTGTAATTTTCAAGCGCAATGAGA TTGCAACAGAACGTTGGTGCAGGCTGAGAGGAAACATGCTTTTCTACTTCAAATCCAGTGAAGCTTGGTCTGAACCAGCTGGAGTAATTGTACTTGATATTGGAAACATCCAAGTTGATCCTGTTCCTTTTGATGGAACATGGCCATTCACTCTGG TTATGGCAAGGGGTGGAGGAAACCAACGCTTAGCTGCATGTTCTGAAGGTGAACGTGATACCTGGATTGAAGTACTTCACATGGCTTCATACACCTACATTCAA GCACAAGTAACATCACTACAGTTGCAATTGCAAAAGCTAATGGGAGGGCTGACAGTTACGACAAATAATCCAGAAGCAGGAGAGGTACCTCTTATGGAGCTCGCGATCGCCTGCGACAATCTACGGTGTGACGGTTACGGATTGCCACCATCTCCTCAAGCTATTCTCCATTACCGTACTACAGAGTCATTCCATTGGCAACAAGTCGGACAGACAGAAAGCATAGAAGATTGCAGTAATCCGATATTTTTGGTTACTCTGCCGCTTTGGAGCAGTATGGGAATGCAGCATGACACAAA GTTACGCTTGACTGTGAACGATGTTAAAGAAGCCATGAGTAGAACCCATGTCGTAGTTGGAGCTAGCGAGTTCACCTTGTCTTCCCTATTGAAG GAGGGAGCGCTCAAACAGCGTCTCCCATTAATCTCTTCCAGCGGGGTGCAAGTTGGTTTCGTAACTATAGCTGGTCATACAGTCATTGATTTGGGTGACACCATGCACCATTCAAGTAACCCTCAATCACCCTTGGCACAAGAGGATAATTTAGTGTTGCATCAACACCGAAGAACTCAATCGCTACCACCTAGATTGCTTACAGAACTTCGTCGGCCGCCACAAGGCTGGATTTCGATCTATTTTACTCAACCTATTTCGCGCTGCTACCGTTTTCATTCTGGGTTGGGAGGGGATATTG TTGTCCATGAATCAATGATGGAGTCGCGGCTGAATAATATAGTGCCTGCGCAACTTCTACGACTGTGGATTAACCAGGAAAAAGATCTCGTTCGCGAACTAGTTGCCCTTGGAGAAATGGTTTCTTCACCCTGGCAGCAACGATTGCTTCAACTTTTTGAGAGACATTTCCGACGTATCGGAGATTACACtcaa GCCCTAGAATCAGTCGAAGCGGCAACGTCATTTTTCCGACCGAGTTCTCAAAAGGACAAATCCACTTTACA GTACTGCCCCGTAAATCTTCATCTTCAGCG TTTTTGGGGACAGAATAGCAGCCTACGAAAAGAAGGAACTTACGACTGCCTGACTGTTGGAGCTTTCACCGCGATACCTCATg GGTTTAAAGGCGGTGGCTTATTCAAACTACTCCGAAATTTCCATGCTTCGTCAATGCAAATAGACCATGTCCTACCTGCTCGTGAAGCTGTACAAACGGCCTGCCAAACACTTCGTCACATTCAGGGTGCTGTTAAGCTCCTTTTAGGGGCCGGAGCCATTCAGCACGATTTTTCTGcagttttaaaaattgtagAATCACTTATCAAAAGAGTCCGTTCACTTGCGACGCTCCTGGAGAAGCCCTTTGTTG GTGATGCGCTGagttttttcgaaaataataAGCTCACAAATGCGACGCTCACACCTGTCCTTGCCGATTTCTCGTTACTTCCGTTACGCTCTATGGCCGAGCGCCTAGTTCACGATACCAGCAGTAGTAGAAAAACCTTTTATTCTGCCACAGATGAACCTGAACCAGCTGATCTCATTCGTCTCAACCTTGAAGCGTCGTTGTTGGCACTTGCAGGCAAATTGCAG gtGCTACTTAAGTTACAATCCAAGATGagtaacaacaacagccaGCTAGAGCAAGCCCCAGGCTTTGCTTCTCTTTTGGAAAAATATCAAGGAAGATTGTACTCGGACTCTGTCGACAGCATAAACCAAGAtgttgaaaatcaaaattctacGGAGGAGAACCGTTCGTCTAATACCGATCATGCTGAAAAATGGGTTGCTGATCTGTCACCTTGCCTTTCGAAGCTTCTGTCAGCCGCCCAAACGTTAGTTAAAACTTTACGACTCGTGCATGGCGTTCAGCGGCTTCAAGAAGAACTTCCTCGGTCGGCTACTGCCCATTCTGTTCAGCATCGTCGTGACGTTTGCTTTTCCCAAGCT CTCACCGCTGCATTAACCTTACTTGTAGCACGATTGTGTTGCAATCCTGTTGATCCTGAACTCATGGTCTTGCTGAGTAACGCTGGAATCCTTCTAAACGTAGAGGGACTTTTGACGCCATACCGCGCAG aggCAGGCATGTGGTCTGACATGGCAGTTGCTTTAGAAGATCTAGCTGGTGTTAGATTCCTCCTTATCCCcgcatctgtgtcatcaagTAACACAAACTCATCGCCAAATTCAATTAAACAGCATAGCTCAATTCCTAAAGAATATTTACCTCAGATTCATGGTTGCAGAGATGCTCTCCAA GTCATGATTCCGGTTCCTCCTACAGTATTTTCTACTTTGCCGTCTAGTGCTTCTAGACTGGGTCTCATAGAATTTCAGTTGATTCCAGTATTTTTTAATATCGGCGTGAACGAACAAGCTTTATTGGCTGACAAGTTCGGGGATATGTCGGATGTCACTGCGACCAACCTACAAAGCTTTGAGCGGTTAGACATATACCATCGCCAATACCAGAAACTCATGACAGAGCATTTTCCGGGAAAGA gATTAAATGATCCCAGGTTTTCCTTATCAGACATATTGTCGCAGTTGCAAAGTGAATTGGCTTCCAATAAAATTCAGAATATTGCAGTCCATTCGTTAGCAGAAATTGCGGTGCGCAAGATGAAAG GTTTGAGAATCACCTGTTGTAAAAGTGCAAAAGATAGAACAGGGATGGCCGTGACTTTGGAACAAACCAACATTTTAACAAACGATTTCGACTTGGCGACTGCCGAATATCATAAATCTCTCCTATGCATGAGAAG TCAAGGGACTCGGagggaaaatacaaaaaaaaatgtaggtaTTAACAAGTTTGCCTTTAACCGCCTACAACTAATGGCATTTCCAGAACTGTACCGTCCTCCTCCTGGGACTTACGGCAACGTGCagtcttaa
- the LOC130696569 gene encoding inositol polyphosphate-4-phosphatase type I A-like isoform X1 has product MKFNKQELSNLACQSCNRFIKEGLLVVYEKQDGVIFKRNENRTEVDNKSKKSNRRSSLRNLSCYGGSLSRVATERWCRLRGNMLFYFKSSEAWSEPAGVIVLDIGNIQVDPVPFDGTWPFTLVMARGGGNQRLAACSEGERDTWIEVLHMASYTYIQAQVTSLQLQLQKLMGGLTVTTNNPEAGEVPLMELAIACDNLRCDGYGLPPSPQAILHYRTTESFHWQQVGQTESIEDCSNPIFLVTLPLWSSMGMQHDTKLRLTVNDVKEAMSRTHVVVGASEFTLSSLLKEGALKQRLPLISSSGVQVGFVTIAGHTVIDLGDTMHHSSNPQSPLAQEDNLVLHQHRRTQSLPPRLLTELRRPPQGWISIYFTQPISRCYRFHSGLGGDIVVHESMMESRLNNIVPAQLLRLWINQEKDLVRELVALGEMVSSPWQQRLLQLFERHFRRIGDYTQALESVEAATSFFRPSSQKDKSTLQYCPVNLHLQRFWGQNSSLRKEGTYDCLTVGAFTAIPHGFKGGGLFKLLRNFHASSMQIDHVLPAREAVQTACQTLRHIQGAVKLLLGAGAIQHDFSAVLKIVESLIKRVRSLATLLEKPFVGDALSFFENNKLTNATLTPVLADFSLLPLRSMAERLVHDTSSSRKTFYSATDEPEPADLIRLNLEASLLALAGKLQVLLKLQSKMSNNNSQLEQAPGFASLLEKYQGRLYSDSVDSINQDVENQNSTEENRSSNTDHAEKWVADLSPCLSKLLSAAQTLVKTLRLVHGVQRLQEELPRSATAHSVQHRRDVCFSQALTAALTLLVARLCCNPVDPELMVLLSNAGILLNVEGLLTPYRAEAGMWSDMAVALEDLAGVRFLLIPASVSSSNTNSSPNSIKQHSSIPKEYLPQIHGCRDALQVMIPVPPTVFSTLPSSASRLGLIEFQLIPVFFNIGVNEQALLADKFGDMSDVTATNLQSFERLDIYHRQYQKLMTEHFPGKRLNDPRFSLSDILSQLQSELASNKIQNIAVHSLAEIAVRKMKGLRITCCKSAKDRTGMAVTLEQTNILTNDFDLATAEYHKSLLCMRSQGTRRENTKKNVGINKFAFNRLQLMAFPELYRPPPGTYGNVQS; this is encoded by the exons ATGAAGTTTAACAAACAGGAGCTGAGCAATCTGGCCTGCCAGTCGTGCAATCGGTTTATTAAAGAAGGCCTTCTTGTTGTGTACGAAAAACAAGATGGTGTAATTTTCAAGCGCAATGAGA ACAGGACTGAGGTTGATAACAAGTCCAAGAAATCCAACAGGAGGTCATCCCTCCGCAACCTTAGCTGTTATGGAGGTTCCCTGAGTAGAG TTGCAACAGAACGTTGGTGCAGGCTGAGAGGAAACATGCTTTTCTACTTCAAATCCAGTGAAGCTTGGTCTGAACCAGCTGGAGTAATTGTACTTGATATTGGAAACATCCAAGTTGATCCTGTTCCTTTTGATGGAACATGGCCATTCACTCTGG TTATGGCAAGGGGTGGAGGAAACCAACGCTTAGCTGCATGTTCTGAAGGTGAACGTGATACCTGGATTGAAGTACTTCACATGGCTTCATACACCTACATTCAA GCACAAGTAACATCACTACAGTTGCAATTGCAAAAGCTAATGGGAGGGCTGACAGTTACGACAAATAATCCAGAAGCAGGAGAGGTACCTCTTATGGAGCTCGCGATCGCCTGCGACAATCTACGGTGTGACGGTTACGGATTGCCACCATCTCCTCAAGCTATTCTCCATTACCGTACTACAGAGTCATTCCATTGGCAACAAGTCGGACAGACAGAAAGCATAGAAGATTGCAGTAATCCGATATTTTTGGTTACTCTGCCGCTTTGGAGCAGTATGGGAATGCAGCATGACACAAA GTTACGCTTGACTGTGAACGATGTTAAAGAAGCCATGAGTAGAACCCATGTCGTAGTTGGAGCTAGCGAGTTCACCTTGTCTTCCCTATTGAAG GAGGGAGCGCTCAAACAGCGTCTCCCATTAATCTCTTCCAGCGGGGTGCAAGTTGGTTTCGTAACTATAGCTGGTCATACAGTCATTGATTTGGGTGACACCATGCACCATTCAAGTAACCCTCAATCACCCTTGGCACAAGAGGATAATTTAGTGTTGCATCAACACCGAAGAACTCAATCGCTACCACCTAGATTGCTTACAGAACTTCGTCGGCCGCCACAAGGCTGGATTTCGATCTATTTTACTCAACCTATTTCGCGCTGCTACCGTTTTCATTCTGGGTTGGGAGGGGATATTG TTGTCCATGAATCAATGATGGAGTCGCGGCTGAATAATATAGTGCCTGCGCAACTTCTACGACTGTGGATTAACCAGGAAAAAGATCTCGTTCGCGAACTAGTTGCCCTTGGAGAAATGGTTTCTTCACCCTGGCAGCAACGATTGCTTCAACTTTTTGAGAGACATTTCCGACGTATCGGAGATTACACtcaa GCCCTAGAATCAGTCGAAGCGGCAACGTCATTTTTCCGACCGAGTTCTCAAAAGGACAAATCCACTTTACA GTACTGCCCCGTAAATCTTCATCTTCAGCG TTTTTGGGGACAGAATAGCAGCCTACGAAAAGAAGGAACTTACGACTGCCTGACTGTTGGAGCTTTCACCGCGATACCTCATg GGTTTAAAGGCGGTGGCTTATTCAAACTACTCCGAAATTTCCATGCTTCGTCAATGCAAATAGACCATGTCCTACCTGCTCGTGAAGCTGTACAAACGGCCTGCCAAACACTTCGTCACATTCAGGGTGCTGTTAAGCTCCTTTTAGGGGCCGGAGCCATTCAGCACGATTTTTCTGcagttttaaaaattgtagAATCACTTATCAAAAGAGTCCGTTCACTTGCGACGCTCCTGGAGAAGCCCTTTGTTG GTGATGCGCTGagttttttcgaaaataataAGCTCACAAATGCGACGCTCACACCTGTCCTTGCCGATTTCTCGTTACTTCCGTTACGCTCTATGGCCGAGCGCCTAGTTCACGATACCAGCAGTAGTAGAAAAACCTTTTATTCTGCCACAGATGAACCTGAACCAGCTGATCTCATTCGTCTCAACCTTGAAGCGTCGTTGTTGGCACTTGCAGGCAAATTGCAG gtGCTACTTAAGTTACAATCCAAGATGagtaacaacaacagccaGCTAGAGCAAGCCCCAGGCTTTGCTTCTCTTTTGGAAAAATATCAAGGAAGATTGTACTCGGACTCTGTCGACAGCATAAACCAAGAtgttgaaaatcaaaattctacGGAGGAGAACCGTTCGTCTAATACCGATCATGCTGAAAAATGGGTTGCTGATCTGTCACCTTGCCTTTCGAAGCTTCTGTCAGCCGCCCAAACGTTAGTTAAAACTTTACGACTCGTGCATGGCGTTCAGCGGCTTCAAGAAGAACTTCCTCGGTCGGCTACTGCCCATTCTGTTCAGCATCGTCGTGACGTTTGCTTTTCCCAAGCT CTCACCGCTGCATTAACCTTACTTGTAGCACGATTGTGTTGCAATCCTGTTGATCCTGAACTCATGGTCTTGCTGAGTAACGCTGGAATCCTTCTAAACGTAGAGGGACTTTTGACGCCATACCGCGCAG aggCAGGCATGTGGTCTGACATGGCAGTTGCTTTAGAAGATCTAGCTGGTGTTAGATTCCTCCTTATCCCcgcatctgtgtcatcaagTAACACAAACTCATCGCCAAATTCAATTAAACAGCATAGCTCAATTCCTAAAGAATATTTACCTCAGATTCATGGTTGCAGAGATGCTCTCCAA GTCATGATTCCGGTTCCTCCTACAGTATTTTCTACTTTGCCGTCTAGTGCTTCTAGACTGGGTCTCATAGAATTTCAGTTGATTCCAGTATTTTTTAATATCGGCGTGAACGAACAAGCTTTATTGGCTGACAAGTTCGGGGATATGTCGGATGTCACTGCGACCAACCTACAAAGCTTTGAGCGGTTAGACATATACCATCGCCAATACCAGAAACTCATGACAGAGCATTTTCCGGGAAAGA gATTAAATGATCCCAGGTTTTCCTTATCAGACATATTGTCGCAGTTGCAAAGTGAATTGGCTTCCAATAAAATTCAGAATATTGCAGTCCATTCGTTAGCAGAAATTGCGGTGCGCAAGATGAAAG GTTTGAGAATCACCTGTTGTAAAAGTGCAAAAGATAGAACAGGGATGGCCGTGACTTTGGAACAAACCAACATTTTAACAAACGATTTCGACTTGGCGACTGCCGAATATCATAAATCTCTCCTATGCATGAGAAG TCAAGGGACTCGGagggaaaatacaaaaaaaaatgtaggtaTTAACAAGTTTGCCTTTAACCGCCTACAACTAATGGCATTTCCAGAACTGTACCGTCCTCCTCCTGGGACTTACGGCAACGTGCagtcttaa
- the LOC130696603 gene encoding uncharacterized protein LOC130696603, producing the protein MRNTFQLCVVFLCLVIVNSSHAGSRSFVNRQYAQVRSDWVPTERGGRASVVFPLSSNTNAGQLNYQIQDAAKHRAEKDAVRTSTTSRSVYFQDYPELKTPQPVNEFKSVSGFRPSQAYPITSSASEPVVEKREFPAVQSNAPYTSNINENIELAPKTGKYIITGGVVPSLQTVEVVTTSPSLTDYSDLVDAMEHLVERLNELETKLENQEAKETLDENSRSILAMNSALTSTKEKLEAEVTSLSARTLYLEQRLSDLEEVTREWINPNNLGYYDNTKTTEKRGAARRCPTQFFSLDVEDPAAPCYSISTEPNVRKNWQDAAGSCKEINAKLAEPKSTDELRKLTDYLRYNRTDQIGGGYWTGGLNPGLMWLWPSLGSSLTNIDPTLWLTTSDAIDTNNGKCLRLSYDRTSQRYALQGSDCQRYLYFVCEYDKNGTAPTIERLEKSMINGKEYEDTTASSVPRFTSTTAIVPGDASISVTQPTTTTQPPPRSYPVPHYKRISWPASITTTRATTTTQAPPTPNYVGVIGFKGIPPKLRNEIPLNLAVLEESNS; encoded by the exons ATGCGTAACACGTTTCAGCTCTGTGTTGTCTTTCTTTGTCTGGTAATCGTCAATTCATCTCACGCAG gatcCCGAAGTTTCGTTAACAGACAATATGCCCAGGTAAGAAGTGACTGGGTTCCTACTGAACGCGGTGGCAGGGCATCGGTGGTCTTTCCGCTCAGTAGCAACACAAATGCTGGTCAGCTAAACTATCAAATTCAAGATGCGGCCAAACACCGAGCTGAGAAGGATGCGGTGCGGACAAGTACAACTTCACGTTCAGTTTACTTCCAAGACTATCCGGAGTTAAAAACTCCCCAGCCAGTGAACGAATTTAAATCCGTTTCCGGATTTCGGCCTTCCCAGGCATATCCAATCACGTCCTCGGCCAGCGAGCCGGTTgtggaaaaaagggaatttcCCGCGGTCCAAAGTAATGCACCGTACACATCAAATATCAA TGAGAATATAGAATTGGCGCCCAAAACGGGCAAATACATCATCACTGGAGGTGTCGTCCCCTCTCTTCAAACTGTTGAAGTAGTAACCACTTCTCCATCGCTCACCGATTATTCTGATTTAGTCGATGCCATGGAACATCTAGTTGAGAGGCTTAACGAATTG gaaacaaaattagaaaacCAAGAAGCCAAGGAAACGCTAGATGAAAATAGCCGTTCTATTTTGGCGATGAATTCAGCGCTAACttcgacaaaagaaaagcttgaAGCCGAAGTTACATCACTGTCGGCGAGAACACTGTATTTGGAACAACGCTTAAGCGATCTGGAAGAGGTTACACGAGAGTGGATCAATCCTAACAACTTGG GATATTACGACAATACCAAAACGACGGAAAAAAGAGGAGCAGCCCGTCGTTGCCCTACGCAGTTTTTTAGCTTAGACGTTGAGGATCCTGCAGCACCTTGTTATTCTATAAGCACAGAGCCGAACGTTCGAAAAAACTGGCAG GATGCAGCTGGAAGTTGTAAAGAGATAAATGCCAAATTAGCTGAGCCCAAATCGACGGATGAATTGAGGAAACTGACGGACTATTTGCGGTACAACAGAACAGACCAAATTG GCGGTGGCTATTGGACTGGTGGCCTCAATCCTGGACTCATGTGGCTGTGGCCGTCACTCGGGAGCTCGCTCACCAACATTGATCCTACGCTCTGGCTAACTACGTCAGATGCTattgacacaaataatggcAAATGTCTTAGACTTTCTTATGACAGGACATCACAGCGTTATGCCTTACAA GGCTCGGATTGCCAGagatatttgtattttgtttgtgAATATGACAAAAATGGAACAGCCCCTACAATCGAACGATTAGAAAAATCAATGATTAACGGAAAGGAGTATGAGGACACTACAGCATCAAGTGTGCCGCGTTTCACGTCTACAACCGCGATTGTACCTGGCGATGCATCAATTTCCGTAACGCAACCTACAACGACTACTCAACCGCCACCGCGATCTTATCCAGTTCCACACTATAAACGTATATCTTGGCCTGCCTCCATAACCACTACTCGAGCTACGACAACAACGCAAGCCCCACCGACTCCAAACTACGTCGGTGTTATAGGATTTAAAGGAATACCACCGAAGCTAAGAAACGAAATTCCGCTTAATTTGGCTGTCTTAGAGGAGAGCAACTCGTAA